One window of Leptotrichia sp. oral taxon 498 genomic DNA carries:
- a CDS encoding winged helix-turn-helix transcriptional regulator, whose amino-acid sequence MEEKIYTCPLELTQKILSKKWTVIILWLLRHGKVRTKDFKNQIKGSNEKMIIEHLNYLIEEKLIEKREYDVYPKKTEYVLTEKGKDLLPILELMQSYGKKYYVK is encoded by the coding sequence ATGGAAGAAAAAATTTACACTTGTCCGCTGGAATTAACTCAAAAAATATTATCAAAAAAATGGACAGTCATCATATTATGGCTTTTAAGACACGGAAAAGTCAGAACAAAAGATTTCAAAAATCAAATAAAAGGCAGTAACGAAAAAATGATTATTGAGCATCTAAACTATTTAATCGAAGAAAAACTCATCGAAAAAAGGGAATATGATGTTTATCCAAAAAAGACAGAATACGTTCTCACTGAAAAAGGAAAAGATTTGCTGCCTATTTTGGAACTTATGCAAAGTTATGGGAAGAAATATTATGTTAAATAA
- the epsC gene encoding serine O-acetyltransferase EpsC, which translates to MFKQLKEEFDNIAQKDPAARHKLEILLYPSLHAVINHKIAHFFQKKKLFFLARLFSQISRFFTGIEIHPGATLGKRIFFDHGMGIVVGETAEIGNDCVIYHGVTLGGVTTEKGKRHPTLKNNVTVGAGAKILGNITVGNNVKIGANSVVLKDIPDNAVAVGIPARIIQKAEEDFFMWHI; encoded by the coding sequence ATTTTTAAGCAATTAAAAGAAGAATTTGACAATATCGCTCAAAAAGATCCAGCGGCCAGACATAAATTGGAAATTTTATTATATCCGTCGCTACATGCAGTAATAAATCACAAAATAGCGCATTTTTTTCAAAAGAAAAAACTTTTTTTCTTGGCTAGACTTTTTTCTCAAATTTCAAGATTTTTTACTGGAATAGAAATTCACCCAGGAGCAACTTTAGGAAAACGAATTTTCTTTGACCACGGAATGGGAATTGTAGTTGGAGAAACTGCTGAAATTGGTAATGATTGTGTAATTTATCACGGTGTGACTTTAGGTGGAGTGACGACTGAAAAAGGAAAAAGACATCCTACATTAAAAAATAATGTGACAGTCGGTGCGGGAGCAAAAATTTTGGGAAATATAACAGTTGGAAACAATGTAAAAATAGGTGCAAATTCTGTCGTTTTAAAAGATATTCCCGACAACGCCGTAGCTGTTGGAATTCCTGCCAGAATTATTCAAAAAGCCGAAGAGGACTTTTTTATGTGGCATATTTAG
- a CDS encoding glucose-6-phosphate isomerase: protein MKLEFSYKFAKNFFDEKEITQLKPFVELANEVLVNKEGAGNDFLGWTTLPCDYDKEEFARIKKAAEKIKNNSEVLVVIGIGGSYLGAKAAIEFLSHSFYNNLPKEKRNTPEIYFAGTNMSGVYLKHLIEAIGDRDFSVNIISKSGTTTEPAIAFRVFKKLLEEKYGKEGAKERIFATTDKAKGALKTLATSEGYETFVVPDNVGGRFSVLTAVGLLPIAVAGIDIDELMRGAADAVKDFSSKKLEENQALQYAAVRNILLRKGKSVELMVNYEPRLHYFAEWWKQLFGESEGKDGKGLYPSSADFSTDLHSLGQYIQEGQRVFIETVVSIDKPSVEFEIEKDAENLDGLNFVAGKTLDYVNKKARDGVILAHVDGGVPNLAVNIPESTPYHLGYAFYFFEKACGVSGYILGVNPFDQPGVEAYKKNMFALLGKPGYEEAGKELEAKLKEME from the coding sequence ATGAAATTAGAATTTAGTTATAAATTTGCAAAAAATTTTTTTGATGAAAAAGAAATTACTCAACTAAAACCATTTGTAGAATTGGCAAATGAAGTTTTAGTAAACAAGGAAGGAGCGGGGAACGATTTTTTAGGTTGGACAACTTTACCTTGCGACTATGACAAAGAAGAATTTGCTAGAATAAAAAAGGCTGCCGAAAAAATTAAAAATAATTCAGAAGTGTTGGTCGTAATTGGAATTGGTGGTTCTTATTTGGGAGCAAAAGCTGCAATTGAATTTTTATCACACAGTTTTTATAATAATTTACCAAAAGAAAAAAGAAATACCCCAGAAATTTATTTCGCTGGAACAAATATGAGCGGAGTTTATTTGAAACACCTAATTGAAGCAATTGGAGACAGAGATTTTTCAGTAAATATTATTTCAAAATCTGGAACAACAACTGAACCAGCAATCGCTTTTAGAGTGTTCAAAAAATTGTTGGAAGAAAAATACGGAAAAGAAGGTGCAAAAGAAAGAATTTTTGCCACTACTGATAAAGCAAAAGGAGCATTAAAAACATTAGCTACAAGTGAAGGATATGAAACTTTTGTTGTACCGGATAATGTTGGAGGAAGATTTTCTGTTTTAACAGCAGTTGGACTATTGCCAATCGCTGTGGCTGGAATAGACATTGATGAGTTGATGCGAGGAGCGGCTGATGCTGTAAAAGATTTTTCTAGCAAAAAATTGGAAGAAAACCAAGCTCTGCAATATGCAGCTGTTAGAAATATTTTACTTAGAAAAGGTAAAAGTGTGGAATTGATGGTCAATTATGAACCAAGATTACATTATTTCGCTGAATGGTGGAAACAATTATTTGGAGAATCTGAAGGAAAAGATGGAAAAGGACTTTATCCATCATCAGCTGATTTTTCAACTGATTTGCACTCTTTAGGACAATATATTCAAGAAGGTCAAAGAGTATTCATTGAAACTGTTGTTTCAATTGACAAACCATCGGTTGAATTTGAAATTGAAAAAGATGCAGAAAATTTGGATGGATTAAATTTTGTGGCAGGGAAAACTTTGGATTATGTAAATAAAAAAGCGAGAGACGGAGTTATTTTGGCTCATGTTGATGGTGGAGTACCTAATTTAGCGGTAAATATTCCTGAATCAACTCCTTATCATTTAGGATACGCTTTTTATTTCTTTGAAAAAGCATGTGGAGTAAGTGGATATATATTGGGTGTAAATCCATTTGATCAACCAGGAGTAGAAGCTTACAAGAAAAATATGTTTGCATTGCTTGGAAAGCCAGGATATGAAGAAGCGGGAAAAGAATTGGAAGCAAAGTTAAAAGAAATGGAATAA
- a CDS encoding MATE family efflux transporter has protein sequence MKDLTKGNELKTIIYFSLPILIGNLFQQIYNISDTIIVGNFLGKESLAAVGSSYQINVLIIAVSIGISLGTSILISQYFGAKDMDNLKITANTGFIFSIILSLIVTTLGFLLSNNILILINVPQKLLLEANLYLKIIFIGVVPTFGYNSLTNTLKGVGDSKTPTYILITSVILNIILDIFFVAVLNSGVAGAAIATVISQFVSFFLCLFYIKFKYPNLIFQKHYFNLNFNILKEILIIGMPAMLQQVLISLGFIVIQILVNGFGTDCIAAFISASRIDSFAELPSINLGQALMTFTAQNYGAKKMDRIITGGKDSLILGIAFSIIISIIIFIFPAFFISIFNRNPEVIFIGNQYLRIISAFYVIFCTMQILNGLLLGYGKSLVPLIASITSFCMFQVPLAILLSKTSLGYNGIWIAAPIGWTGGLLIRVWYFIKISKKI, from the coding sequence ATGAAAGACTTAACAAAAGGAAACGAATTAAAAACTATAATTTATTTTTCTTTACCAATTTTAATAGGAAATTTATTTCAGCAGATTTATAATATTTCAGACACAATCATTGTGGGAAATTTTTTAGGAAAGGAAAGCCTTGCGGCTGTAGGCTCAAGTTATCAGATTAATGTACTTATAATAGCTGTTTCAATAGGAATTTCATTAGGGACAAGCATTCTAATTTCCCAATATTTTGGTGCAAAAGATATGGACAATTTGAAAATCACGGCAAATACAGGATTTATTTTTTCCATAATTTTATCTCTTATTGTTACAACACTAGGTTTTTTACTGTCAAACAATATTTTAATTTTAATTAATGTTCCGCAAAAATTGTTACTGGAGGCAAATCTCTATTTAAAAATTATTTTTATTGGAGTTGTTCCAACTTTTGGCTACAATTCTCTTACAAACACACTAAAAGGCGTAGGTGATTCAAAAACGCCGACTTACATCTTAATTACTTCCGTAATTTTAAATATTATCTTAGATATATTTTTTGTAGCAGTACTAAACTCTGGAGTTGCTGGAGCTGCAATTGCAACTGTTATTTCACAGTTTGTTTCTTTTTTTCTTTGCTTATTTTACATAAAATTTAAATATCCGAATCTAATTTTTCAAAAACATTATTTCAACTTAAATTTTAATATTTTAAAAGAAATACTGATTATTGGAATGCCAGCAATGTTACAGCAAGTTTTAATCAGCCTAGGATTTATTGTTATTCAAATTCTTGTAAATGGATTTGGAACAGACTGTATTGCAGCTTTTATTTCTGCTTCCAGAATCGACTCCTTTGCAGAATTGCCATCCATAAATTTAGGACAGGCGTTGATGACTTTTACAGCCCAAAACTATGGAGCCAAAAAAATGGATAGAATAATTACAGGTGGAAAAGATAGCCTAATTTTAGGAATCGCATTTTCCATCATAATCTCAATTATTATTTTTATTTTTCCAGCATTCTTTATTTCAATATTTAACCGAAATCCCGAGGTGATTTTTATAGGAAATCAATATTTACGTATAATTTCAGCATTTTACGTAATTTTCTGCACAATGCAAATACTAAATGGGTTGCTACTAGGTTACGGAAAATCCTTAGTTCCACTAATAGCCTCTATCACTTCATTTTGTATGTTTCAAGTGCCTCTAGCCATTTTACTTTCCAAAACGTCGTTAGGCTATAACGGAATTTGGATTGCCGCACCGATAGGCTGGACAGGAGGACTGCTAATTCGAGTGTGGTATTTTATAAAAATTTCTAAAAAAATATAG
- the cysK gene encoding cysteine synthase A produces MIYENIIDLIGNTPVVKLNFLKGDDVADIYVKLEKYNIGGSVKDRAALGMIEAAEKSGELKPGGTIVEPTSGNTGIALAMIGKAKGYKVIIIMPDSMSIERRSILSAYGAELILTEGAKGMKGAIAKAEELAKENGYFLPQQFKNPANPAKHYETTAKEILDDFPVLDAYISGVGTAGTLVGVGKRLREERPGTKIYAVEPASSAVLSGEQPGKHLQQGLGAGFVPANYDSSVVDEIIKTTNEEAVEFSTRAAKENGLFVGISSGSAIAAAYKVAKKLGKGKKVLAILPDGGEKYLSVDAFRNSLQ; encoded by the coding sequence ATGATATACGAAAATATTATTGATTTAATCGGAAATACACCAGTTGTAAAATTAAATTTTTTAAAAGGTGATGATGTTGCTGATATTTATGTAAAATTGGAAAAATATAATATCGGAGGAAGTGTAAAAGATAGAGCAGCTCTTGGAATGATTGAAGCTGCGGAAAAATCTGGAGAATTAAAACCAGGTGGAACAATTGTAGAACCAACATCAGGAAATACAGGAATTGCATTAGCAATGATAGGGAAAGCAAAAGGTTACAAAGTTATAATTATTATGCCAGATTCAATGAGTATTGAAAGAAGAAGTATTTTATCTGCTTACGGAGCTGAATTAATCTTAACTGAAGGTGCTAAAGGAATGAAGGGTGCAATTGCAAAAGCTGAAGAACTTGCAAAAGAAAATGGATATTTCTTGCCACAACAATTTAAAAACCCTGCAAACCCTGCAAAACATTATGAAACAACAGCAAAAGAAATTTTAGATGATTTTCCTGTACTGGATGCTTATATTTCAGGAGTTGGAACAGCTGGAACTCTTGTTGGGGTTGGAAAAAGATTGAGAGAAGAAAGACCAGGAACAAAAATATATGCTGTAGAACCTGCTTCATCAGCTGTGTTATCAGGAGAACAACCTGGAAAACATCTGCAGCAAGGACTTGGAGCTGGATTTGTTCCTGCCAACTATGACAGCAGCGTAGTCGATGAAATTATAAAAACAACAAATGAAGAAGCTGTGGAATTTTCAACAAGAGCTGCCAAGGAAAACGGATTATTCGTTGGGATTTCTTCGGGAAGTGCAATAGCTGCAGCGTACAAAGTTGCTAAAAAATTAGGAAAAGGTAAAAAAGTACTAGCCATACTTCCAGACGGTGGGGAAAAATATTTATCAGTGGATGCATTTAGAAATAGTTTACAATAA
- the glmS gene encoding glutamine--fructose-6-phosphate transaminase (isomerizing) has translation MCGIVGYIGSQNAQDFVIDGLEKLEYRGYDSAGIAVNTGKSEFNIVKKVGRLKNLENALKENPLEGNIGIGHTRWATHGKPSDINSHPHFNKDKTLVVVHNGIIENYLELKKDLIAKGYEFVSETDTEVVVHLLDSLYEGDLLEAVKKLLKIIKGAYALGMMSISEPDRIIAARKESPLIVGLGKGENFIASDIPAILKYTRDVYLIENNEIVEIKKDSVKIMDVDGNEIKRDITHVGWDLEAASKGGYEYFMEKEIHEQPEVLVKTLNSRVDENYNINFDDAGLTKEYLSGINDIYIVACGTAYHAGLAGKHIIEKKTRIRVDVEIASEFRYRNPVIDEKTLVIVLSQSGETLDTLEAMKEAKKHGARVVAITNVVGSSIAREADHVVYTWAGPEIAVASTKAYTTQMVILNLMAIDFAYKFGKITKDEAVEDIKKLYDVEQSIQKMLEYDEKIKNAADKIKDSESMFYLGRGLDYVIAVEGALKSKEISYIHSEAFASGELKHGTIALITDGVPVVVNVTQSGLFEKSVSNIKEVTSRGAYVIAIAKEGNTVVEEVADEVFYIPDVEDDYAGFPTIVIHQLLAYYLSKLKGNDVDKPRNLAKSVTVE, from the coding sequence ATGTGTGGAATAGTAGGTTACATTGGTTCACAAAATGCTCAGGATTTTGTAATTGATGGATTGGAGAAATTGGAATATAGAGGATATGATTCAGCTGGAATTGCTGTAAATACTGGAAAGTCAGAATTTAACATTGTAAAAAAAGTTGGAAGACTAAAAAATTTGGAAAATGCTCTAAAGGAAAATCCTTTGGAAGGAAATATTGGAATAGGGCATACGAGATGGGCAACTCACGGGAAACCATCTGACATAAATTCTCATCCACATTTCAACAAGGATAAAACTTTGGTTGTAGTTCACAATGGAATCATTGAAAATTATTTGGAACTAAAAAAAGATTTAATTGCCAAAGGATATGAGTTTGTTTCTGAAACTGATACGGAAGTTGTAGTACATTTGCTAGATAGCCTTTATGAAGGTGATTTATTAGAAGCTGTAAAAAAATTGCTAAAAATTATTAAAGGTGCGTATGCGCTAGGAATGATGTCAATTTCAGAACCTGACAGAATTATTGCTGCAAGAAAAGAAAGTCCATTGATTGTGGGACTTGGAAAAGGAGAAAACTTTATCGCTTCTGACATTCCAGCAATTTTGAAATATACAAGAGATGTATATTTAATTGAAAATAATGAAATTGTAGAAATAAAAAAAGATTCTGTCAAAATAATGGATGTAGATGGAAATGAGATAAAAAGAGATATAACACATGTTGGGTGGGATTTGGAAGCAGCTTCCAAAGGTGGCTATGAATATTTTATGGAAAAAGAAATTCATGAGCAGCCAGAAGTGCTTGTAAAAACTTTAAACAGCAGAGTTGATGAAAATTATAACATTAATTTTGATGATGCGGGGCTTACAAAGGAATATTTGAGCGGAATCAATGATATTTATATCGTGGCTTGCGGAACTGCTTATCACGCTGGGCTTGCTGGAAAGCATATTATTGAGAAAAAAACAAGAATCCGTGTGGATGTTGAAATTGCGTCAGAATTTAGATATAGAAATCCTGTGATTGATGAGAAGACGCTGGTTATTGTATTAAGCCAGTCTGGAGAAACTTTGGATACACTTGAGGCTATGAAAGAAGCGAAAAAACATGGAGCGAGAGTTGTTGCAATTACAAATGTAGTTGGTTCTTCGATAGCAAGGGAAGCGGATCACGTAGTTTATACTTGGGCAGGACCTGAAATCGCTGTTGCTTCTACAAAGGCATACACGACTCAAATGGTAATTTTAAACTTGATGGCAATTGATTTTGCATACAAATTTGGAAAAATTACAAAAGATGAAGCAGTTGAAGATATTAAAAAATTGTATGATGTGGAGCAAAGTATTCAGAAAATGCTGGAGTATGACGAAAAAATAAAAAATGCCGCAGACAAGATTAAAGATAGCGAAAGCATGTTCTATCTTGGACGTGGGCTTGACTATGTAATCGCTGTGGAAGGTGCATTAAAATCCAAGGAAATTTCGTATATTCATTCGGAGGCATTTGCTTCAGGGGAATTGAAACATGGTACAATTGCACTTATTACAGACGGAGTACCAGTTGTTGTAAACGTTACACAGTCTGGGTTGTTTGAAAAATCAGTATCAAATATTAAGGAAGTTACGTCAAGAGGAGCCTACGTTATCGCAATTGCAAAAGAAGGAAACACAGTTGTGGAAGAAGTGGCGGATGAAGTGTTCTATATTCCAGATGTAGAAGATGATTATGCAGGATTTCCAACAATCGTTATCCATCAGCTATTAGCATACTATTTATCAAAATTAAAAGGAAATGATGTGGACAAACCAAGAAACTTGGCAAAATCAGTAACTGTAGAATAA
- a CDS encoding alpha amylase N-terminal ig-like domain-containing protein, with protein MSYRIDIYKDNKFYKKADFREKGDKLLIYKWENVDKGSYFFEIKDENDETYGVTYSHTAPFAETFEAVVKKSVPSKPITGFQKGVDILIIFVPEEKKFILKKMKFYKMNLNIAEFGLSEAKNIKIATNYDGWRLEDDPIRQLDKTNYEVILAIPEGSYEYKYEIDGKWYPEGANRKLIIGENGDLFAKGDLGTGKFVYEAIDKNVNLKAIAHNYKSLQYFNKISDREYEFKLRTQMNDVERVYISIVLHEEDNYEMIYELERFRDRTNGFDYFERIIDFGKKVDKIRYYFILEDGGVKAYFNGKILDYKVPPKIVIDTKSDDIQIFSIPDWAKEVIWYNIFPDRFYNKNHYNDPVFNEFGPEVFKKNELHEQNFIEKYRWGKVNNLYGKFDRNRWTADFKDKVGWERVGEQNIDYSLKYARMYGGDLQGIKEKIPYLLELGVTAIWLNPVFFSYQNHKYGANDFRHISPDFGTIKTSGKEYGVRINKENKFGNKSYVDVLRSNVKNNSELKLLQVNLKGENRGKNGYGETEDPATWVWTESDLIMVDLIKELHKNGIRVIFDGVFNHSSDRHWSFNIVMAQGESSKYKDWYKFTDFSGHVPVTDDMTDEQAYETLIMNKKKVGYNAWAGFYSLPEFNTFNQEYKDYIFNITRKWMYGPDGVESEDWRQDDGIDGWRLDVPNCLENQGFWNEWRKVVKESKKDSYITAELWGNASADINNGNKFDTVMNYEWLKTVIGFFVNQSSQGGDRYKLKAQDFFNELREKSSWYPYQALQASQNLNGSHDTDRLYSRIVNDGIGRNLEEGKQLEKGYNSIKPCLAGNYHPNTTIDWRNSEIKPKDILKLISIFQMTYIGAPMLFYGDEVGMWGATDPYCRKPMLWEEFIYDDEKNPSYINQNEVYPQEVDRDLFQWYKKLIRIRKENKVLVYGKFKEIMADNEKDVIVYERINDRHSIIVIINNSFYEQEIEFSTDYLDERFINLINGNTFRSTSNGKIKLKLKPKEGKILRKGHK; from the coding sequence ATGAGCTATAGAATAGATATATACAAAGATAATAAGTTTTATAAAAAAGCCGATTTCAGAGAAAAGGGAGATAAACTTCTAATTTATAAATGGGAAAATGTTGATAAGGGAAGTTATTTTTTTGAAATAAAAGATGAAAACGACGAAACCTATGGGGTTACTTATAGTCACACAGCTCCATTTGCTGAAACTTTTGAGGCTGTTGTCAAAAAAAGTGTCCCTTCTAAACCAATAACAGGTTTTCAAAAAGGTGTCGACATTTTAATTATATTTGTACCAGAAGAAAAGAAATTTATTTTAAAAAAGATGAAGTTTTATAAGATGAATTTAAATATAGCTGAATTTGGATTGAGTGAAGCTAAGAATATAAAAATTGCAACAAATTACGACGGTTGGAGATTGGAAGACGATCCAATAAGACAGCTTGACAAGACAAATTATGAAGTAATTTTAGCAATTCCTGAGGGAAGTTACGAATATAAATATGAAATTGATGGAAAATGGTATCCTGAAGGTGCGAATAGAAAATTAATAATTGGAGAAAATGGAGATTTATTTGCCAAAGGAGACTTGGGAACTGGAAAATTTGTGTATGAAGCAATTGACAAAAATGTTAATTTAAAAGCGATTGCACATAACTACAAAAGTTTACAGTATTTTAATAAAATTTCTGATAGGGAATATGAATTTAAGCTTAGAACGCAGATGAATGATGTTGAAAGAGTTTATATAAGCATAGTCTTACATGAAGAAGACAACTATGAAATGATTTATGAGCTTGAGAGATTTCGTGACAGGACAAATGGATTTGATTATTTTGAGAGAATTATAGATTTTGGTAAAAAAGTTGATAAAATTCGTTATTACTTCATTTTGGAAGATGGTGGCGTAAAAGCTTATTTTAACGGGAAAATTCTGGATTATAAAGTGCCGCCTAAAATTGTAATTGATACAAAATCAGATGACATTCAAATTTTTAGTATTCCTGACTGGGCTAAAGAAGTTATTTGGTATAATATTTTTCCTGATAGATTTTATAATAAAAACCATTATAATGATCCTGTTTTTAATGAATTTGGACCAGAAGTATTCAAAAAAAATGAACTTCACGAACAAAACTTTATAGAAAAATATAGATGGGGAAAAGTTAATAATTTATATGGAAAATTTGACAGAAACCGTTGGACAGCTGATTTTAAGGATAAAGTTGGCTGGGAGAGAGTCGGGGAGCAAAATATAGATTATAGCTTAAAATATGCTAGAATGTATGGTGGTGATTTGCAGGGAATAAAAGAAAAGATACCGTATTTGTTGGAATTAGGAGTAACCGCAATATGGTTGAATCCAGTATTTTTTTCATATCAAAACCACAAATATGGAGCAAATGATTTTAGACATATTTCACCAGATTTTGGAACTATTAAGACGAGTGGAAAAGAATACGGTGTGAGAATTAACAAAGAAAATAAATTTGGGAATAAATCTTATGTTGATGTACTTAGATCAAATGTAAAAAATAATAGTGAACTGAAGTTATTACAAGTAAATTTAAAAGGAGAAAACAGAGGTAAAAACGGCTATGGTGAAACTGAAGATCCGGCGACTTGGGTTTGGACAGAATCAGATTTGATAATGGTTGATTTAATAAAAGAGTTGCATAAAAATGGAATAAGAGTTATATTTGACGGAGTTTTTAACCATAGTAGCGATAGACACTGGTCATTTAATATTGTAATGGCACAAGGGGAAAGTTCAAAATATAAAGATTGGTATAAATTTACTGATTTTAGTGGTCATGTTCCAGTAACTGATGATATGACTGATGAACAAGCTTATGAAACGCTTATAATGAATAAGAAAAAAGTAGGTTATAACGCTTGGGCAGGATTTTATTCACTTCCAGAATTTAATACATTTAATCAGGAATACAAGGACTACATTTTTAATATCACGAGAAAATGGATGTATGGTCCAGATGGAGTTGAAAGTGAAGATTGGAGACAGGACGACGGAATTGATGGATGGCGATTAGATGTGCCAAATTGTTTGGAAAATCAAGGATTTTGGAATGAATGGAGAAAAGTTGTAAAAGAGAGCAAAAAAGATTCATATATAACAGCAGAATTATGGGGAAATGCTTCAGCTGATATAAATAACGGAAATAAGTTTGACACAGTCATGAATTATGAGTGGCTAAAAACTGTAATTGGTTTTTTTGTAAACCAAAGTAGCCAAGGTGGAGATCGATATAAGTTAAAGGCACAGGATTTTTTTAACGAACTTCGGGAAAAGAGCTCTTGGTATCCGTATCAGGCACTTCAAGCCAGTCAAAATTTAAATGGTTCTCACGATACGGATAGACTTTATTCAAGAATAGTGAACGATGGAATTGGAAGAAATCTGGAAGAAGGAAAGCAGTTGGAAAAAGGTTATAACAGCATAAAACCGTGTCTTGCAGGAAATTATCATCCAAATACAACAATTGACTGGAGAAATAGCGAAATTAAGCCGAAAGACATTTTAAAATTAATTTCAATTTTCCAAATGACTTATATTGGAGCACCGATGTTATTTTACGGCGATGAAGTTGGAATGTGGGGAGCAACTGATCCATATTGCAGAAAACCTATGTTATGGGAAGAATTTATTTATGATGATGAAAAAAATCCATCATATATCAATCAAAATGAAGTTTATCCGCAAGAAGTTGATAGAGATTTGTTTCAATGGTACAAAAAATTAATAAGAATAAGAAAAGAAAATAAAGTTTTAGTCTATGGAAAATTTAAAGAAATAATGGCAGACAATGAAAAAGATGTCATTGTTTATGAAAGAATCAATGACAGGCATTCAATAATTGTCATAATTAATAATTCCTTTTATGAACAAGAAATTGAATTTTCAACTGATTACTTAGACGAAAGATTTATAAATTTGATAAATGGAAATACATTTCGTTCTACTAGTAACGGAAAGATAAAATTAAAATTAAAGCCAAAAGAAGGGAAAATTTTAAGAAAAGGGCATAAATGA
- a CDS encoding aminopeptidase codes for MTKENLWKNYSEEKKSKVFEFAEGYKKYLNLAKTEREFVVVTEKELKENGFIDINAKETLKEGDKVYFNNRDKNIIAIIIGKEDIKNGINMVVSHLDSPRLDLKPNPIKEVEEFALLNTHYYGGIKKYQWASTPLALHGVIYLKDGKKVTLSIGEKEKEPVFCVPDILPHLAHKVQGERKTAEVIKGEELKLLFGNTPVKNKDIDKKVKQWVLNKLKEKYGIEEDDFFTAELEIVPAGKLRDVGLDETMIGGYGQDDRICAYTSLKALYEVKNPKKTVMVYLTDKEEIGSEGSTGLKSTLPEYIVGKILSMTEKNYNDQILRETLWNSKALSSDVTAAINPVFSSVHDLDNAARLSYGIAFAKYTGSGGKFGSSDADAEFIQEVRKVFEKNAIEYQIGGFGKVDEGGGGTVAKFLAYYGIRTIDAGPALISMHSLFEISSKADLYETYKAYKVFFEI; via the coding sequence GTGACAAAAGAGAATTTATGGAAAAACTATTCCGAAGAAAAAAAATCAAAAGTATTTGAGTTTGCCGAAGGGTATAAAAAATATTTGAATTTGGCAAAAACGGAAAGAGAATTTGTTGTAGTAACAGAAAAGGAACTTAAAGAAAATGGTTTTATTGATATAAATGCAAAAGAAACTTTAAAAGAAGGAGATAAAGTTTATTTTAACAATAGAGATAAAAATATTATTGCAATAATTATTGGAAAAGAAGATATAAAAAATGGAATTAATATGGTCGTTTCGCATTTGGACTCTCCTAGACTGGATTTGAAACCGAATCCGATTAAGGAAGTAGAAGAATTTGCACTATTAAATACACATTATTATGGAGGAATAAAGAAATATCAATGGGCTTCAACTCCACTTGCATTACACGGAGTAATTTATCTAAAAGATGGTAAAAAAGTAACTTTATCAATTGGAGAAAAAGAAAAGGAACCTGTATTTTGTGTACCTGATATTTTGCCACATTTAGCTCATAAAGTACAAGGAGAAAGAAAAACGGCAGAAGTAATAAAGGGTGAGGAATTAAAACTGCTTTTCGGGAATACGCCTGTAAAGAACAAAGATATTGATAAAAAAGTGAAACAATGGGTTTTAAACAAATTAAAGGAAAAATATGGAATAGAAGAAGATGACTTTTTTACAGCAGAGTTAGAAATTGTTCCAGCTGGTAAATTAAGAGATGTAGGTCTAGATGAAACTATGATAGGTGGTTATGGACAAGATGACAGAATTTGTGCATATACTTCGCTAAAAGCGTTATATGAAGTTAAAAATCCTAAAAAAACAGTTATGGTTTATTTGACTGATAAGGAAGAGATTGGAAGTGAGGGCTCAACGGGATTAAAATCGACATTACCAGAATATATTGTAGGAAAAATTTTGTCAATGACAGAGAAAAATTATAATGACCAAATTTTAAGAGAAACATTGTGGAACTCAAAAGCATTGTCATCAGATGTGACGGCGGCTATAAATCCAGTTTTTTCTTCAGTTCACGATTTAGATAATGCGGCGAGATTATCTTATGGAATAGCTTTTGCAAAATATACCGGTAGCGGAGGAAAGTTCGGATCGAGTGATGCTGACGCGGAATTTATTCAAGAAGTTAGGAAAGTTTTCGAGAAAAATGCCATAGAATATCAGATTGGAGGGTTTGGAAAAGTAGACGAAGGCGGTGGAGGAACTGTTGCAAAATTCTTGGCTTATTATGGAATAAGGACAATAGATGCAGGACCTGCACTTATATCTATGCATTCGCTATTTGAGATTTCTTCAAAAGCTGATTTGTATGAAACATATAAAGCGTATAAAGTGTTTTTTGAAATATAA